From the Cryptomeria japonica chromosome 2, Sugi_1.0, whole genome shotgun sequence genome, one window contains:
- the LOC131863720 gene encoding uncharacterized protein LOC131863720 encodes MGFLKLRIKDWNVMHFKNIFGEKARIQEEIEQLNESIVASGMSSLMYDKLKLLNLQLSETLAREESYWRQKSRDLWLSEGDRNTKFFHSSSKLKRLRNRISCIIDSNGNNLMDEDDIAAEAVRFFKSLLTAEPVVVDDEFVNSIPPLVSQEDNRMLMAPFSLAELKEIVFSMHPEKASGPDGFTALFFQKCWDFIGNDVLLALEESRRNRSILRELNTTLIAIIPKGGFVPGRETSEGAIVAHEILHSISQQKVPAMILKLDMVKAYDRVNWQSLVAVLYRLGFSCSWVKWVFSCIRVDGLPSSQSHCLFADDTLLFGVASMREARVIKKIISDYAAFFG; translated from the exons ATGGGCTTTTTAAAGTTAAGGATTAAGGATTGGAATGTgatgcattttaagaatatttttggtgaAAAGGCCAGGATTCAGGAGGAAATTGAGCAGCTTAATGAAAGCATTGTTGCTTCAGGTATGTCTTCCTTAATGTATGATAAGCTAAAGTTGTTGAATCTGCAGTTGAGTGAGAccttggctagggaagaatcttattggagacagAAGTCTAGGGACCTTTGGCTTTCCGAAGGCGatcgaaatactaaattctttcactcCTCTTCTAAGCTTAAGAGACTTCGCAATCGAATCTCTTGTATTATTGACTCTAATGGTAATAATTTGATGGATGAGGATGATATAGCCGCCGAAGCTGTtaggttctttaagtctcttcttacaGCAGAGCCGGTGGTGGTGGATGATGAGTTTGTAAACTCGATCCCCCCTTTAGTATCTCAAGAGGATAATAGGATGCTTATGGCCCCCTTCTCGTTGGCTGAATtgaaagagatagtcttttccatgcatccgGAAAAGGCGTCGGGTCCGGATGGATTTACGGCTttattctttcagaaatgttgggacttTATAGGAAATGATGTGCTGCTAGCCTTGGAGGAATCTAGAAGGAATAGGTCGATATTAAGAGAACTTAATACCACTCTTATTGCTATTATTCCGAAA GGTGGTTTTGTGCCTGGTCGGGAAACTTCTGAAGGTGCCATTGTAGCTCACGAAATCCTGCACTCCATATCTCAGCAAAAGGTCCCAGCCATGATTCTTAAACTAGACATGGTAAAAGCTTATGATCGTGTTAATTGGCAGTCCTTGGTGGCGGTTTTGTATCGTTTAGGGTTTTCGTGTAGCTGGGTTAAGTGGGTGTTTTCAT GCATCAGAGTGGATGGCCTCCCTTCTTCACAATCTCATTGCTTATTTGCTGATGATACGCTTCTGTTTGGGGTGGCCTCTATGAGGGAAGCTCGagttattaagaaaattatttcTGATTATGCTGCTTTTTTTGGATAA